GAGGGGCGCCCGAGCACCCGCTGCCCAGCGCCGCGGTGTCGCTGCCGGGCTCCTTCGCGGAGCCGCTGCGCCGGGGGGCCTGCCCGGTGGTCGGGCACGTCGAGGACGACCGGACGCTGCTCGACCTGCGCAGCGTGCCGCCGTCGGCCGACGGCGACCTGGCCGCCGCGGTGCTGGCCGTCGCCGGGCGGGGAGCCTGACCGGCATGGACGTCCTCGCCACGGCCGGGCACGTCGACCACGGCAAGTCCACCCTCGTGCGGGCGCTCACCGGCATGGAGCCCGACCGGTGGGAGGAGGAGCGCCGCCGCGGCCTGACCATCGACCTCGGCTTCGCCTGGACGACGCTGCCCTCGGGCCGGGTGCTGGCCGTCGTCGACGTCCCCGGGCACGAGCGGTTCGTCGGCAACATGCTCGCCGGGGTGGGGTCGGTGCCGGCCGCGCTGCTGGTGGTCGCGGCCGACGACGGCTGGTCGGCGCAGACCGCCGAGCACGTCGCCGTCCTGGACGCGCTCGGCGTGCGGCACGCGCTGCTCGCCGTCACCAAGGCCGACCTCGCCGACCCCGCGCCCGTCCTCGCCGACGCGACCGAGCGGCTGGCCGCGACGTCGATGGGCGCGGTGCCGGGGGTGGCGGTCGGCGCGCCGACCGGACGGGGCGTGCCCGAGCTGACCGCCGCGCTGGAGACGCTGCTCGCCGGGCTGCCGGCGCCCGACCCCGCCGCCCCGGTGCGGCTGTGGATCGACCGCGCGTTCCCCGTCCGTGGCGCCGGCACGGTCGTCACCGGCACGCTGGCCGCGGGGGCGGTGGCCGCCGGGGACCGGCTGCAGCTCGGCGGCCGCGAGGTGGGCGTGCGCGGCGTGCAGTCACTGGGCCGGCCGGTGGAGCGGGCGAGCGCGACCGCCCGGGTGGCGCTCAACCTGCGCGGCGTCGCCGTCGAGGACCTCTCCCGCGGCGACGCCCTGCTCACCCCGGGCGCCTTCCGCTCCACCGCCGAGGTCGACGTCGTCCTCGCCACCGAGCCGGAGGACCGGCTGCCGGCCGAGGCGGTGCTGCACCTCGGGTCGGCGGCGGTGCCGGTGCGGGTGCGGACGCTGGAGGGCGCGGCGGTGCGGCTGCGGCTGGCCACCCCGCTGCCGCTGCGGGTCGGCGACCGGGTGCTGCTGCGCGACCCCGGAGCCCGGCGGGTGCTCGGCGCCGACGTCCGCGACGTCGCCCCACCCGAGCTGCGCCGGCGCGGCGCGGCGCGGCAGCGGGCGGCCGAGCTGGACGGTCAGGACGCCGGGCCGGCGGGTGCGGCGGCCGACCTCGCGCGCCGCCGGGTGGTGCGCGCCGCCGACTTCACCGCGATGGGCTGGCCGGTGCCCGACGACGCCGTCCGCGCCGGGCCGTGGCTGCTCGCGCCGGGGCTGGTCGGCGAGCTCGCCCGCCGGGTGCCCGGGCTGGTCGCGGCGCACCGGCAGGTCCACCCGCTCGAGCCGGGGCCGCCGGTCGCCGTCGTCCGGCGGGAGCTCGACCTGCCCGACGACGACCTGGTGCGACTGGTCGTCCGGCCGCCGCTGGCGCTGCGCGAGGGCCGGGTCGTGGTGGCCGCCGCCGGGCTGCCGCCGGCCGTGCAGCGGGCGGTCGACGCGATCCGCGCCCGGCTGGCCGGCGACCCCTTCGCCGCGCCGGACGCCGACGAGCTGCGCGCCGCCCGGCTCG
This region of Geodermatophilus bullaregiensis genomic DNA includes:
- the selB gene encoding selenocysteine-specific translation elongation factor — its product is MDVLATAGHVDHGKSTLVRALTGMEPDRWEEERRRGLTIDLGFAWTTLPSGRVLAVVDVPGHERFVGNMLAGVGSVPAALLVVAADDGWSAQTAEHVAVLDALGVRHALLAVTKADLADPAPVLADATERLAATSMGAVPGVAVGAPTGRGVPELTAALETLLAGLPAPDPAAPVRLWIDRAFPVRGAGTVVTGTLAAGAVAAGDRLQLGGREVGVRGVQSLGRPVERASATARVALNLRGVAVEDLSRGDALLTPGAFRSTAEVDVVLATEPEDRLPAEAVLHLGSAAVPVRVRTLEGAAVRLRLATPLPLRVGDRVLLRDPGARRVLGADVRDVAPPELRRRGAARQRAAELDGQDAGPAGAAADLARRRVVRAADFTAMGWPVPDDAVRAGPWLLAPGLVGELARRVPGLVAAHRQVHPLEPGPPVAVVRRELDLPDDDLVRLVVRPPLALREGRVVVAAAGLPPAVQRAVDAIRARLAGDPFAAPDADELRAARLGPRELAAAVRDGQLVRIAEGVYLAPGVEGVARARLAAVPQPFTLSQARSAWGTTRRVAVPLMEWLDVRGVTERLPDASRRLR